The following are from one region of the Actinoplanes sp. L3-i22 genome:
- a CDS encoding methyltransferase domain-containing protein, with amino-acid sequence MIGEPGLTTGAAGGSAAQLFNASIAAFAVVAADEIGLLAAAGRGDPVDLSTFAKQEDLHEPSVRAVATALAGAGVLVIDCDLAEPGPAFAEVHATKGFFTWLLGGCGELLRTTGAVSRNAGRTGRFITRDARAIAEGCGDFGARFIDPVFDQAFGGRRFRCVADLGCGAGARLIRALRADPRATGIGVDLAPAAVAEARERLAEAGLADRAVVIEADVHDLPRHPQFQRVDFVTSFLMGHDFWPRDRCRQVLRGLRRAFPAATDFALCDTYRAEQPAGADLPILTLGFEYVHALMGQQIPTLAEWRAVLPDSGWRIAHEHPLRLPPQSVIFHLVPDGSEGDR; translated from the coding sequence ATGATCGGCGAGCCGGGACTGACCACGGGTGCGGCCGGCGGGTCCGCCGCGCAGCTGTTCAACGCCTCGATCGCGGCCTTCGCGGTGGTCGCCGCGGACGAGATCGGCCTGCTGGCGGCGGCCGGCCGGGGCGACCCGGTCGACCTGAGCACCTTCGCCAAGCAGGAGGACCTGCACGAACCCTCGGTGCGGGCGGTGGCGACCGCGCTGGCCGGCGCCGGCGTCCTGGTCATCGACTGCGACCTGGCCGAGCCCGGCCCGGCCTTCGCCGAGGTGCACGCGACCAAGGGCTTCTTCACCTGGCTGCTCGGCGGCTGCGGTGAACTGCTGCGCACCACCGGCGCGGTCAGCCGCAACGCGGGGCGCACCGGCCGGTTCATCACCCGCGACGCCCGGGCGATCGCCGAGGGCTGCGGCGACTTCGGCGCCCGGTTCATCGACCCGGTCTTCGACCAGGCGTTCGGCGGCCGCCGATTCCGCTGCGTCGCCGACCTCGGCTGCGGAGCCGGCGCCCGGCTGATCCGCGCGCTGCGGGCCGATCCGCGGGCCACCGGCATCGGCGTCGACCTGGCGCCGGCCGCGGTCGCCGAGGCTCGGGAGCGGCTGGCCGAGGCCGGGCTGGCCGACCGGGCGGTCGTGATCGAGGCCGACGTGCACGACCTGCCCCGCCACCCGCAGTTCCAGCGCGTCGACTTCGTCACCAGCTTCCTGATGGGCCACGACTTCTGGCCCCGGGACCGGTGCCGTCAGGTGCTGCGCGGCCTGCGCCGGGCCTTCCCCGCGGCGACCGACTTCGCGCTCTGCGACACCTACCGCGCCGAGCAGCCGGCCGGTGCGGACCTGCCGATCCTGACTCTCGGCTTCGAGTACGTCCACGCCCTGATGGGCCAGCAGATCCCGACGCTGGCCGAGTGGCGCGCGGTGCTGCCGGACTCGGGCTGGCGCATCGCGCACGAGCACCCGCTGCGGCTGCCGCCCCAGTCGGTGATCTTCCACCTGGTCCCGGACGGCAGCGAGGGGGACCGATGA